One Lepus europaeus isolate LE1 chromosome 7, mLepTim1.pri, whole genome shotgun sequence DNA segment encodes these proteins:
- the LOC133763938 gene encoding olfactory receptor 10S1, translated as IGMETEYSNQTMVSYFYLEGLMYTADHPSLFFLLFLLIYTITVTGNLLILIIVGSDTYLQSPMYHFLGHLSFLDACLSTVTVPKVMAGLLTLDGKVISFEGCAMQLYCFHFLASTECFLYTVMAYDRYLAICQPLHYPVAMNRQVCARLAGITWAIGATHSAIHTSLTFHLLYCGPHHIAYFFCDIPPVLKLACADTTTNELVMLANIGIVAAGCLIFIVISYVFIVAAVLRIRTAEGQQRAFSTCTAHLTVVLLYYVPPVCIYLQPSSGGAGAGAPAVFYTIITPMLNPFIYTLRNKEVKLALGRLLCQAPGDRPASGQPP; from the coding sequence ATTGGCATGGAGACAGAGTATTCCAACCAGACCATGGTCAGCTACTTTTACCTCGAAGGTCTGATGTACACTGCTGACCATCCCAGcctcttttttctcctcttcctcctcatctaTACCATCACAGTGACTGGGAATCTCCTTATTCTCATCATTGTGGGCTCTGACACTTACCTGCAGTCTCCCATGTACCACTTCCTGGGGCACCTCTCCTTCCTGGATGCCTGTTTGTCTACAGTGACAGTGCCCAAGGTCATGGCAGGCTTGCTGACTCTGGATGGAAAGGTGATCTCCTTTGAGGGCTGTGCCATGCAGCTGTACTGCTTCCACTTCCTGGCCAGCACTGAGTGCTTCCTGTATACAGTCATGGCCTATGACCGTTACCTGGCTATTTGCCAGCCACTGCACTACCCAGTGGCCATGAACAGGCAGGTGTGTGCCAGGCTGGCTGGCATCACTTGGGCCATAGGGGCCACACACTCTGCAATTCATACCTCTCTGACCTTCCACCTGCTCTACTGTGGTCCTCACCACATTGCTTACTTCTTCTGTGATATCCCCCCAGTGTTGAAGCTGGCCTGTGCAGACACCACCACCAATGAGCTTGTCATGCTTGCCAACATTGGCATTGTGGCTGCCGGCTGCCTGATCTTCATTGTCATATCGTACGTCTTCATCGTGGCTGCTGTGCTGCGCATCCGCACAGCAGAGGGCCAGCAGCGGGCCTTCTCCACCTGCACCGCCCACCTCACAGTGGTGCTGCTCTACTACGTGCCCCCTGTCTGTATCTACCTGCAGCCAAGCTCcggtggggcaggagctggggctcctgctgtctTCTACACAATCATCACTCCAATGCTCAACCCTTTCATTTACACGCTAAGGAACAAAGAGGTGAAGCTGGCCCTGGGAAGGCTGTTGTGCCAAGCTCCTGGAGATCGCCCAGCAAGTGGCCAACCCCCATAA
- the LOC133764730 gene encoding olfactory receptor 10G6 — protein sequence MQSGNQTFVSYFILVGLHHPPHLGVPLFLAFLVIYLLTVSGNGLIILTVLLDIRLHRPMYWFLCHLSFLDMTISCAIVPKMLAGFLLDSRVISFGGCVIQLFSFHFLGCTECFLYTLMAYDRFLAICKPLHYATIMSRSVCNYLALGTWLGGTIHSLFQTSFMFRLPFCGPNHVDYFFCDIPAMLRLACADTTINELVTFVDIGFLALTCFILILTSYGYIVAAILRIRSAEGRRNAFSTCAAHLTVVIVYYVPCTFIYLRPGSQEPLDGVVAVFYTVITPLLNPIIYTLRNKEMKAALRRLGGFQEVQRH from the coding sequence ATGCAAAGTGGCAACCAGACTTTTGTGTCTTATTTCATTTTGGTGGGCCTGCACCACCCACCACATCTGGGGGTGCCGCTCTTTCTAGCTTTCCTTGTCATCTACCTCCTCACTGTCTCTGGCAATGGGCTGATCATCCTCACCGTCTTATTGGACATCCGGCTCCACCGCCCCATGTACTGGTTCCTATGCCACCTCTCCTTCTTGGACATGACAATTTCCTGTGCTATTGTTCCCAAGATGCTGGCTGGCTTTCTCTTAGATAGTAGGGTTATCTCCTTTGGCGGGTGTGTGATCCAACTCTTCTCTTTCCATTTCCTGGGCTGCACTGAATGCTTCCTTTATACACTCATGGCGTATGACCGGTTCCTAGCCATCTGTAAGCCTTTGCACTATGCTACCATCATGTCCCGCAGTGTCTGTAACTATTTGGCTTTGGGCACCTGGTTAGGAGGGACCATCCACTCACTTTTCCAAACAAGTTTCATGTTCCGGCTGCCTTTCTGTGGCCCAAACCATGTTGACTACTTCTTCTGTGACATCCCTGCCATGCTGCGCCTCGCCTGTGCTGACACCACCATTAATGAGCTGGTCACGTTTGTGGATATTGGCTTCCTGGCTCTCACCTGCTTTATCCTCATCCTCACTTCCTATGGTTACATAGTGGCTGCCATCTTGCGAATCCGGTCTGCAGAAGGGCGCCGCAATGCCTTCTCTACCTGTGCTGCCCACCTCACTGTTGTCATTGTCTACTATGTGCCCTGCACCTTCATTTACCTGCGCCCTGGCTCGCAGGAGCCCCTGGATGGGGTGGTAGCTGTTTTCTACACTGTCATCACTCCGCTGCTTAACCCCATCATCTACACACTCCGCAACAAAGAGATGAAGGCAGCATTACGGAGACTCGGAGGCTTCCAGGAAGTACAGCGTCACTGA